TATTCTGTGCTTATAACTGTGTAAAAGAATATATCTAAGAAACAAAAGAATACACAATTTATATACTGTTATCTCAATTAGTCATCCCAAATGTTTTCCCAAGATGTGGAGGAAACTGTAGTCTATGTGGGTACAATAAATTATTGAAAGGTATGGTAAATTGTGGTCAGCAACTAAAAAGAATGATGAAAGGGCAATGCAATTGAAACATTACATGTACCACTGCTACTGTACAGGACAGCCAACATGTTATATACCTcagcaaattttatttcaagacTCTAGAGAAAAAACAATGGTTGATGGACAAAGGGAGCAACAAATACTGATAACATCAGCGATATATTTACATAAACCATTCAAAAACTTATTTTGTAAATGATATCTTATAATAACTGAGGTATCTGTTTGAATAGAAAGAAATCCTAATCAAACGTTTTAAAATGCCAATATTTAATTGATAAAAACAGGTCTAAATCTAATATATACACTGTACAAAGTGCAATTGTCCCTCTAAGCTGTCACAATATTTCTACTTTAGTACTCTCATATCATGTTAATGCTTCTGAAATGTCTCAGGTAAAATACTGGCATAAAAAATTATGTGTGAACACTTCTTAGTGGCCCTGAAATGTTTCAGAATTGAAACTGTGTCGCTGGCTAGACCTGAGCCAGTACACAGATTAACTCTGTTCTGCAACACGCTGTGCCAATGGACTGAGCTGTTTTAGGAACATTCTAAACACCCTAACACGACAGGTATTTGCAGCTTAAAACGAACAACCACCAACATTCAATTCACTTTTGTTATGGCGCCTGCACAGAGTACTGCATCTTGGGTAGACAATTGGTCCATTGAAGAGGTCAGATTACTGATTTCAGTCTGGTCAGACGAAAGTATCAAATGAATGCTAAATGGAACATGTAGGGACAGCCATGTACAATTTCAGGTAAAAGGAAGTTATGGACCGCAACAGATGAAGTGGAAGAGTGAGAATATTGATGCCTTTGTTCAAGGAACTATCTGAGAATATTGATGCCTTTGTTCAAGGAACTATCTGAGAATATTGATGCCTTTGTTCAAGGAACTATCTGAGAATATTGATGCCTTTGTTCAAGGAACTATCTGAGAATATTGATGCCTTTGTTCAAGGAACTATCTGAGAATATTGATGCCTTTGTTCAAGGAACTATCTGAGAATATTGATGCCTTTGTTCAAGGAACTATCTGAGAATATTGATGCCTTTGTTCAAGGAACTATCTGAGAATATTGATGCCTTTGTTCAAGGAACTATCTGAGAATATTGATGCCTTTGTTCAAGGAACTATCTGAGAATATTGATGCCTTTGTTCAAGGAACTATCTGAGAATATTGATGCCTTTGTTCAAGGAACTATCTGAGAATATTGATGCCTTTGTTCAAGGAACTATCTCAAATCTATATGCTTagccatatacatgtacatcttttgGACTGGAGAGGGTGCATTAAGCAAACTAAGACACCAAAACACAGACTTACAATGTAACTGTGTATGCGTGTGTACAGACTCATTAGGACTTGAACCGtgtttgcaaatcacaaatACTGTCTCTGAAACGTTTCCAGTTTTACCAAGTGTGAACATGGTACTATTCTATGTATATCACTGCTGCCACTTAACTGACTTGATTCAGAAAGATACAAGACTTGAAGCAGCATTGGAATTACAATAATTAGCTTGATCTTTCTAGGATGTACAaggcatgtacatgtaaactacatatacTGAGATACCTTTAAATCACATGACTAACCTCTGATGATGAACTCAGTTTTCGTCTTCCTCTGCCTTCAGCTGCTATAGCTTTCTTCATCAAATAGTACAATAGTGGTTTGTCTTGTGTTTTTTCAGAAGCAATAACATTTACTTCTCTGGCTAATGAGTCTCTGCTTTCATAGTTTTCACCCTGGAAACAATTAATAATGAGTATTATAGTTACAGAGAGATTCCATACATTAATGAATATCTACTACTGAACACCAATGGTGAGGTTCAGATAAGACAACACTTTAATTATGTACAAAAGACATCATttgatttcattaaaaaaattttccaacctTAATGAGAGAAACTACCAtgacaaagaaaattaaaaataccagGAACATCTATCTCAGTATGGGTTGATAAAATGATTTGCATTGCCAATATTTATACAGTGAAGCAGTAATGGAACATTTTTAATGAAAGTTGACATCATTTAAAAGATGAGATAGAAgaggtcttttttcttttttcaatataGATACCTGGGTATTTCTTTATCACAGAATTGATATCTTTCAGAAAGCAAATACTTACAATGTTTGTCTCTGGGTCAAAGACAGCTAGGGAGAAGTctaaattgaaaaattgaagaaattcCCTGACCAGTGACAATGTTAGAACACCTGAAACAAAATGTACacaagcatttaaaaaacactaCAAAATGTTGACAGACATGGTCAAGTGTATCAAGAACTTTTATGATGGGGCAATAGGGCTTAGTGTAAGAAAATGATACTCTAAATTTGTTTATGTAGGGACAGCCATGTATACAAAAATAAGCTGAAAAATAGGGCTTAGTGTAAGGAAATGATACTCTAAATTTGTTTATGGAATTATTCTTCGCATCATTGAAATGCATGAAAAATTGAAGTTGTTCGGTCTGTCAGTTTTTCCATTTCTTTAACAAGAAAAGTTCAAGATGGCATTGAACCTTTTATCATGCTATAAAATGAGCCACATTGTTGAATGTACATTTGTAAGACTTCACCCACTCTTAGCACATTTTCACTTCTTGTATAATGGCCATAATTTGGCAAACATTTCAGAACGATTTTAAACTACATTCTACGGTTTTCTGTCTGTGTCCTAGTTGTGTTGACATCACAAAAATGTACATAAGACACACAAGTTATCAACACAATGCTTTTAAATctgacattgactgttttccaaattaaatcaaaattaatgtGATGTTGATTTGTGTTCAGCATCACCAAATATTCAATGAGCTGTTACACACACGTCCAATAATATCAAAATGGCCAAAGAACTTCATCATCTTTTAAGTCTGTCCAAGGTTTTACTGGAACATGTCACAGCTTGTTCAAACCTCAAAGAAACTGGTCATTCCTTTATCATTATTGTCAAGTATTTGTTATAATATGCCTCTTACAAATGAGTGGGTTTGTCATCACAGCATGTATTGATTACAGAGACTTCATTGATCAAAACAGACTGAGCTACATTTGTATAACCTGTCTCCATAAACAGTtcaacataaatgacataaaattgaaaataaaggaTTCCTGTACAgagataaaaacaaaagattgcCCTCATACAATTCTTAATGTTTCAATAACACACATTACTGTAGAGACTTCATATACCTGTGCATGGCTGTAAACATTCATGTAAATTAAAGTTTCAAATGTCACttttaagttttcttgaccagATCAGTGACAGAATCAGATTGCTACAGGAGAGGTATTGTGCATTGTTCACAGTACTACACTTGTTCAACTTCATTCATGATCTGTTGGTGTGTATGTTGCAGTGAAAACATGGTGAAAAGTCATACAAATAGAAAATTAAACTGCATGGTATTTTTGGAATCAATACTGCCAGTGTTGGTAGATGTCAAGTACTTTGTTGTCAACTAATAATCATAAGACAGTTTGCTGATATACATTTTTGAATCCTTTACAATTACATAAAACAAAACCTGTGGTGTACACACTCTGCTCAGCAAGAATTACACTGTGATGTCTTGGAAAAATAATTCACCTTCTTTAGTGTTCATAAACTGCTGAAGATCACGGTTGACAAATGGTGTTTTGTTCTCAACTGATTCTTGTTCTTCTAGTGCTAGAAAGACACTGGCCCGAAGTTCAGCCTGTAGACAACATATAGGGAGGAATGATGTACTGTTGCATTATAACAGAAACGAAGTTTGTTCTTGTATTTTAAATTATGTATTGTCTCCAGCTGAAATCTACTATGAACAGAAAACTGGCAATGGATCAAGTAAGGTCTACTGAGCTCAGTAACTGCAGATTTAGTGTTCAAATTGAAAGATTAAATGCACCTTATAACCTCATTGAACCCACATCCAAGACTATAGCCTTATCTTTTGGagataaaaaagtaaaaaagtgtGAGTAGCAGAAGCAGCACAGTACAACATTGCATGAAACAGATTGTAGTGACAGCATAACATTTATCTCATTCAACTTTATTACACCACTGGATCACTGATTGACATTGAAGAAATAACATTTTGtagaaaagaaagaagaatattcTGGATAAAGCATAAATTGAGTTCAAACCTATGACCAAAGTACTACCACTGTGAAGACTCGATTTTTTGTTTCTACTGCAAATTTTATATAACTAAAAGGTCCTTGACAATCCTACAGAACTACAGTCCCCAAAGGACCCCTTACTGCTTTTTGTCAAATGATTTTTGCATCAGTGATATTCTCAAACAGGTTGTGAACTCCGGTAGTGTTTCTCTTCTTACATGTAGATCTTTGCTCAGAATTTGGTTTCTTGATAGCGATACCAGAACTGTAACCTACGAAGTTTTGTTTTCCACCTACATGTAAGTTACTATATGAATGTGCATTGTTGCAAAATGAACTACCAGTAAAACTTGCAAAAATGCCCTTATAatatttaagtgaaaaaattttGCCTTACTTGGATTGTTAGATTTAGCATTGTTATCGGTATTTTATATTATGTAAAGGTTAAACAATAAGCCAACTTGTCACCGAATTGAACTCTATTTTTGTCACGATCGCTTTTTTGTTAACTTCTCACCTTAATTAATGCAATGATAGTTTAAGTGGAGCGATTGCCGTATTTCTCctttataaatttataatttaatACTTAACTATGGCATGATGCTATCATAACAAATACTTTTACCATCTATTAGTCACTACATTCGTACGACAAATTGTAAACAGGTTCACTTCtgtgtgctacctccatgcttctTCTGGTATGAACAAATGTTCACACAACATACACAGCCCCCAATCACACAACAATGaaccatacatgtacagtgtaaacTAAAAGTGTAACCACATGACGGACTGCGGCCAGTGCAGTGGGACCGTGGTTCACAATCTCAACTCCAATTTGCCTgtgtatgcatacatgcatatgaATAAACGCGCCTATATGACAATTTCGGTTAAAATCAAATATATGTAGATTgttttgtgcaacattttgcaCAGTGCATTCAATCTCAGGACAGCGAACGGTGATAAGCAAACTgtaccgtacacaaaacttgtcgagTCTTGTACGTACGCGTGTTGGAGTGTACTGAACTTGTTCATTGCATGAAGATGGGACGGAATTTTCTCATAGAAGAATCAAAATATGAGATTCTCGCAGGAAATAAATGACCCATATTAGTATCTGCATATCCGAACAGTCTACTCACCCTAATTTTACCTAAAACACCATTATTCTCTAACGTTTGGGCGACCAAGTCTCGCAATTCAGTGTCTTCGTCGGCTGACATCTTGACTGTTGTGACGaagatgacctttgactcgGCAATGTTCGGACGAATAACTCTGGGGAGGTTTGCTTGACAATTTGgtgaatatgattttttttgtgttcttatttatataaaaataaaattacgatAACCATTCCTATtgtaaaaataattgaaaatgtatttttatcgTGACTTGTCGCATTGCGTCGGCAACCTTCGGCAAATATAACCCGGAAGTAAACTTACGGCACGTGATGAAAGGATGAGCAGATAATAACAACACTGGTCTTTACTGTTCGCTTCGTGTAGCAGCTGGAAGCACTATTTCAGCAATGATGGAACCGTTTATCCGTTTTTGTTTATTCCATACTGTCCTTTTTACTGTCGTGGGAGTTTCCAATAGTCTTCACGACGGCCCATTGACTTTGTTGATTTCGTTTGACGGTTTTCGATGGGATTATCTTCAGAAGGTCGATACACCAAATTTTGACCTTTTGATATCGAACGGTTCTTTTGTTCCTAAAGGTATATTGCCAACTTTCATTACAAAAACATTTCCAAACCATTTTACAATTGCAACTGGTTTGTATGAAGAAAGCCATGGCATGGTTGCGAATAACATGTACGATCCTGAACTTAAAGAAAAATTTCACATCGGTGACGAAGATAGTACCAGCAGTAAATGGTGGGACGTTGGTGCAGAGCCCATCTGGGTTACCAATCAGAAACATGGTGGCAGCAGTGGCGTATACTACTGGCCCGGGAGCGAAGCGGAAATCAAGGGTGTTCGACCGGATCACTATAAAAAGTACAGTAAGACAACATCCTTTAAAACGCGCATCGACGGTGTTATTGACTGGTTTACCGGTGACAATCCTATAAATTTAGGTCTGTTATATTTCAACGAGCCAGACCACACTGGACATCAGTATGGCCCAGACTCTGATGAAATCCTGGATGTCATTAGTATGTGTGACAATACAACAGGTTATCTGATCCAGAGATTACAAGAAGCTGATCTCTTTgataaaattaacattttaataACAAGTGATCATGGCATGACGGAACTCACTGCAGACCATGTAATTCAACTGAGTGACTACATAAATACAGATTTGTTTGATTTGGTGGACTCAGGTCCTGTTGCGGCCATGAATCCATTCGATAGTAAGTATGTTTTACCTTTTAGTTATATCCTAGAGGAAATAAATTTGACCATCATCGAGACAAGATAAGTGTAGTGTTCACAAGATTTACTTTATTGTGACACAGATACTGTATACCTTTTAGGTAGAAGCTTCTACATCCATAGACTGTCCTTGGTTAAGTAATAGATAACCACCAACACGGAGGAGTTACCTTGAGAATCGCTGAGGTGCTAGGTCAAGGCGATTCTAAACCAGAAACTCTAGGGGGTGGTAGGTCACAATTATCACATAAGCCCACCTGATGTGCTTAGCCCATCCCAATCGCAACGTACCTAAATAGACAATGGTTGTTACTATTAGGTTCTGCAGAACTGGCCaatcttttgttttcgtttgtGAAGTCAATAGATGAAAATCAATAGCGGTCAATaatgatttgcatattgtgaAGATTCCACCTGGTCACAGAGACGAAAGTCATGCTTTTGAATGTCTAATATTCATCTTTAATTTCCAAAACCATGTTGCCAGAGATCATTTCGTGGATTAGTGGTTAGCACAGAAGGCTCTCAAGTGAAAGTCTGTAGGTTCCAATTCTGGTCTAGGCATGCATTGTTTAGGGCCTTGTTGGTGTTGTTAGTGTGGCCTTTGGAGGGTTCAGCCAGGTCGAAAAAAAAAAGTTAGGCACATACATGTAGTGACTAGCGACTGAGCAAATGGGAAGTATCACTGCTGTTGAAAAATAGAGACAAATCTATTTATACCACTCAAACCTGAAACATAGAAACTGCAAAATGTAGTAGAGTCAGAACCAGTCGCAACATACTGAAATAAACAATTGTTTTAACCATATAGCTTCTGACATAATTCCGTAGTAGGTTCTGACAGAACACTGCAAATTGAGGAGTTTACGGAAATAAATACTGCCGAGAACAATACTGTAATGTAGAGATTGTGGTTAGTGTGATAAAGAATAATTATTTAATATTAGAACATGGGCTCCTTTATCAGCATTTTATGTTATTCCACTCCCATTCACCATATGGCAATTCAGCGAAATGGCAAATTCAACGAAATAACATGTACAGTGCCCCTGCTATCTCATGGATTGTATtaggcatcattttacaagtggtatagcaacaaactgatgatgtcaaatcaccctacacaatacacagtgccataattacaaggcgtctgtgttttgtgtacggcaatttgacgtcatcagtttgtggctataccacttgtaaaatagtGCCATGTATTATCTGCTGTACACGTAAATGCTGCCCACCTGCTTCTGGACCGGTCTCACCATGGAGTTAATTACCACCATGGTCTCACAAAGACATGACCAGTTAGAGATGGCTCCTTAGGATCATGTCCATAGAAGGATGTCAGATGCTTTTGCCTCCATGTTCATACACTGTGAAGGACGAAGTGCATATTGCTAGTTAGTCTTGAAGAAATTGACATGTGTAGAACTGTGTATGTTTTTTGTGATGATATTATCCACAAAAGCAAAGTAGAAACTTGCTGGTCAATCAATACTGCAATGACCCTCATTTAATCACCAGCATTCAGTTTATCTTAATTTTAATTGGTTGTTGCTAAATGGTAATATTGTGGTtggttttcagtttttttcacaCATGGATGTCGGGCATTCTGAGCCATCACAAATTATTGAGCATGTTTAAAAATTTACCAGCATGCCAACtatagtatacatgtacatgtacatattggcAATCAGTAATGTTATATTCATGGCGTACCATTTGTTGTAGTTTTAGGCTTTAGTATGTTGTTTCAGTGAGTATCTAGATCTCACAAAAGATTTTGATTCTTGTTCCTACAGGCCGGAATATATTGACTGTTTACAATGCCTTGGCAAAGAAACATCCCAACATGACTGTCTATCTGAAAGACGATATACCAGACTACTTTCACTACAAACACAATCCACGTATCATGCCAATAATTGCATCAGCTGATGAAGGTTGGAGAGTTGTGCTCAATAAAACTTCATTGTTAAATAATACAGGTgagatttttgcatatttttttagcAATCTATAATTTATAGTATACAGAATATATTTATAGTACACTACTGTTTTCTACAATAGTGTAGAAACACAGTTCAACAATATGAGCAAgacttacagaaaaattatcatgtttataCATTATGAGATTTGAATTCCAATTACTACCATCTGATCAGATCATAAGTCATATTATTGCATAAAGAATATGGAAGAAACTGTAATATCGGAAATGTGTATGTTTAAGAAGTGTACTACAATAATGTGAAGAAGGGTTTGATGGATCACATAATTGAGTATTCAATAACAAAACAATAGTTATGATAATTCGATAtccacaatttgtacagttcaatttaatttttctaacaACAACATTGCCCCAGCAAGTTAAGCTGGAGCCTGATGGTCTTTGACACAAGTCATTATTGTGAATGAACATGCTGGAATAGAATTGGAACTTATTCAATTACTTTTCATGAACTGATGAAAAAACAACATAACTTTTCATTTGAAAGTGTCACTACCATTGTTGCCAGAGGAAGTGACACCAGTATCAATGAGATACAGTTGTATGTCTAGACTCTTTGTACAGTTGGTAAATATACTTTTAGAGCAAGTCCATATTCCTATGATGTCTGATTGTCAAGGTAGCAAATAAGCTGAACAATAAAACACTACACATTTCCTTGGTGCTTGTGTGCATGTTTAAATTGTACTTCACATAAGACTGCAGACCTTGTTGATAAGAAATGATATTTGGAAATGATTC
This genomic window from Ptychodera flava strain L36383 chromosome 10, AS_Pfla_20210202, whole genome shotgun sequence contains:
- the LOC139141732 gene encoding ectonucleotide pyrophosphatase/phosphodiesterase family member 5-like → MMEPFIRFCLFHTVLFTVVGVSNSLHDGPLTLLISFDGFRWDYLQKVDTPNFDLLISNGSFVPKGILPTFITKTFPNHFTIATGLYEESHGMVANNMYDPELKEKFHIGDEDSTSSKWWDVGAEPIWVTNQKHGGSSGVYYWPGSEAEIKGVRPDHYKKYSKTTSFKTRIDGVIDWFTGDNPINLGLLYFNEPDHTGHQYGPDSDEILDVISMCDNTTGYLIQRLQEADLFDKINILITSDHGMTELTADHVIQLSDYINTDLFDLVDSGPVAAMNPFDSRNILTVYNALAKKHPNMTVYLKDDIPDYFHYKHNPRIMPIIASADEGWRVVLNKTSLLNNTDKGGHGYNNRFKSMHPFFIAHGPAIKQNFTLDQFNNVDIYPLICKIMEIKAAANNGSLAVAGTMLESHDPHHHSFKPIKISKRLIIAIIIAGGIALIAAILLTGMCVKQRSYRLKDYVPDVPDKESRKALLSEAEDA